The DNA sequence TGCGGGATGAAAAGAAGGCCCGTCCCTGGGTTGTGCCCGGCACTCCCGGTTGTGAACACCGCGTGGGCGGCCTGGAAAAATCGGATGTCACTGGTAACGTCGATTACTCTCCGCAGAACCATCAGTACATGACGACTCTGCGAGCCAATAAAATCGCCGGCATCGCCGACTTCATTCCCGAACAGGAAGTCGAAGGCCCGGAATCTGGCGAACTGCTTGTGATCAGTTGGGGCGGAACTTACGGTGCTGTCCGTACCGCCGTCAAACATTCGATCAAAGAAGGACTTTCGGTGGCACACGCTCACCTGCGGTATCTGAATCCGTTCCCCAAAAATCTGGGCGACGTGATCAAGAACTACAAGAAGGTCCTGATTCCGGAACTCAATACCGGGCAGTTGCGAATGATCATTCGCGGCACCTATCTGGCAGACGCCGTTGGTTTGAACAAGGTCCAGGGGAAACCGTTCCTGATCAGCGAAGTCAAGCAGAAGATCAGAGAAGTGATCGAAGACAAATAAACCATCGTTTTCACAGACCAACAGCTAAACTATTTTAGAAACGATTGATTGCGTTTAAGGATAATAAAATGAGTGTAGACACCTCGCTACCTGTCCTCTCGCCAAAAGATTTTGCCAGTGACCAGGAAATCCGCTGGTGCCCCCGCTGCGGCGACTATTCCATTCTCGCCCAGATGAAAAAAGTTCTGCCCACCCTGGGAATTCCCAAGGAAAAATTTGTATTCGTGTCCGGTATCGGCTGCTCCAGCCGGTTCCCGTACTACATGGATACCTACGGCATGCACAGTATTCACGGTCGTGCACCGGCAGTCGCGACAGGCGTAAAACTCGCCAACCCCGATCTGCAGGTCTGGGTGATTACCGGTGATGGCGATTCGCTCTCCATCGGCGGGAACCACTTCATGCACGTCCTGCGGCGGAATGTGGATGTCAAAGTTATTCTGTTCAACAACCAGATTTATGGTCTGACCAAAGGACAATACTCACCGACCAGCCCCACGGGTACTAAAACTAAAAGTACGCCGTTCGGTTCGGTGGACCGTCCGCTGAACCCGCTGTCCGTCGCCATCGGCGCACGTGCTACCTTCGCAGCCCGCTCGGTCGATGTCGATATCAAGCACCTCTGTAACGTGCTCGAACGGGCTGCCAACCACAAGGGAACCGCCTTCGTCGAGGTCTACCAGGACTGTAACGTCTTCAACAGCGGTGCCTTTGCATTTGCCTCGAAGAAGGGCGAAAAGGAAGAAAACGTTATTTACCTCGAACACGGCAAGCCGCTGATTTTCGGTAAAGATCGTGACAAAGGGATTCGGCTCAACAGCCATGATCAGCCCGAAGTCGTCGAACTGGGTAAAGGCATTACCGAAGACGATCTGCTGTTCCACGACGAAAAATCGGAAGACATGAATCTCGCATTCCTGCTGGCCAGCATGCGATATCCGGAAATGCCCGAACCCATGGGCGTCTTCCGTTGTGTCGAACATCCGACCTATAACGAAGCCGTCTACGATCAGGTTAAATCCGCTACTGAACGTAACGGAGAAGGAAACCTGGAAGCCCTGTTCAATACCGGGGATACCTGGACCGTGTAAACGGCTCGCATCATTCCATCAAAAAAGGCGTTACAGTTTCTGCTGTAACGCCTTTTTCATTGAGTGAATTATTTCTGACGTCTAGTCCGACGTTTTCTCTTCGCCGAAAGAGAGTCGCATCTGGCGATTCTCGTTGGGATTCAGCTCTTTGAACAGCAGGCTGGGTTGAATGCCTTTGTTGTTCTGGTACTTGTCACTGTTGTATTCGACGATCTCGCCTTCCACTGTGTGGTAAATAATCTGGCAGATCGGAATGCCTGCATAAATACGGACCGGCTGAGCCACGGTAATTTCCAGAGTCCAGTAGCCACAGAATCCGATGTCGCCTACCCCGGCGGTGGCGTGAACAGAAATTCCCAGTCGTCCGATGGAAGAGCGGCCCTCCAGCAGAGGGGCCAGGTTGTGAGTTTCAGTCCGTTCGACGGTTCGTCCCAGATAGAGTTGCCCGGGGTAAAGAACCATCCCTTCTTCCGGGATGACATATTTCCCCAGCCGGTTCGGACGGGCCATGTCCAGCACGATTTCCTCGTAGACCATCAACTCATTGTGGAGACAGAGGTTATAGCTGTTGGGATTCAGATACTTTGCATTATACGGCTCAATGACAATATCAGTTCCCAGGCGTTTTTCGATTTCTTTCCCGGTCAGGATCATCGGCGACTCATTATTGTGAAGGTTGAAGGAAGACTTCGCATACTGGAACCATAAACCGCGGCGAACAGGCTTTCAACAGTTCGGGCGGACGTTTTCAGAATCGGGAACAAGTCGTTAACCAACAGGCAATTACTGGTCGAGGGGTTTTAAACCGATCCGCGGACAGATTTTCAGCAGAGCACATTCCCGGCAGCGCGGCTTGCGGGCGACACAGGTTGCCCGACCGTGCAAAATGACCCGATGCGAAAAGGCGATCCATTCCTTCTTCGGCAGGACCTCCATCAGATCCCGCTCGATGATCTCCGGGTTCTTGCTTGTCGTCAGTCCGAAGAGATTACAGATCCGTTTCACATGCGTATCAACGACCACGCCGCTGGGAATATCAAAGGCCGTTCCCAGAACCACGTTGGCGGTCTTGCGGCCGACGCCGGGCAGTGCGACCAGTTCTTTGAGCGTCTTCGGGACTTCCCCCTCGTGATCGTCCATCAAAGCCTGGGCCATCTTGCGGATGTTTGTCGCTTTCGCGCGGAAAAAGCCCAGCGGGTACACGATCTTTTCTACATCAGCCTGCTTGCTGGTCGCAAGTTTCGCAGCCGTGGGATATTTTTTGAACAAGGTCGGCGTCGTGGCATTCACGCGTTCGTCGGTGCACTGTGCTGAGAGGATCGTGGCGACCAGCAGTTGAAACGGTGAATCGTGAATCAGGGCACACTCGGGTTCAGGGAACAGGCGAGCCAGTCCGCGCGCGATTTTGCGGGCATGTTTCTTTTTATCATCAAGTGAGTCGGCATAACTGGAACCTGACACAACGGGTTTCGTTTTTTTGGCCATATTCTGAATGACATTTCCCAAACTGGAGTGCTACTCTGAGTGACATCGCTGGTTTTCACCGGCGAGCATGTGAACTGGTCTCAGTATGGGAGACCCCGGATTCTTTTTCAATGAATCGACAGGAATTAGCAGATGGTATCTGATTCGGAAATGATTGAGCAGCGGCTGGAAGCCAGCGCAGGTGTTGTACCGGTTTTGAGTCTGGAGAACACGGTTCTGCTGCCCCACTCGCTGCAGTTATTGAGAATCACTGCCCCCCTCGATTGCCAACTCGTCTCGGATGTGCTCGCTTCCGGATCTCTCATCGCCATCGATTCGCAACAGGTCTGCTCCCGTACCGGATCAATTCTCTCTATCGGAACAGACATTCGTCCCGTCTGTCTGGCTTCGATCGTTTCACCAGCTCAGCTGGAAGCGGGGCACTATTCGCTGCTGGTTCAGGGGCATTGTCGAGCGCGTTCCGTCACGCTGCTCAATACGGATACGCCTTATCGCACCGCGCTGTTGGATCTCAAACCCGATTACTATCCCGAGGAACCGGTGATTCACCGGGAGCATCGTCAACTGGAACTGATCGAACATTTCTCGCGGATCTTTACCGATCACATTTCTGAACCCACATACTTTCATCAACTGCATCGCGATATTGAGCTGGGCATTCTCTGTGACACGCTCGCTGGCTCGCTGCCGCTCGAATCTCCACTGCAGCAACTGATCCTGGCAGAACAGGATGTCGATCAGCGGAGCGATTTACTGCTGAGTTTTCTGAAGAGCATTGTTCGCCAGCAGCAGCGCGATCCCGCCGCCGCGATCCCTTCCAACGGATTCAGCTTGAACTGAAGTGCTCATACATTCCTGTGTGCCTTCCCGGATAAGCAAAATTGCTTGTGACTTCTGACTCTCTCGCCTAAGATAAAGTCAACTGTTTGATTCTTTATCCCCAGTCTCTTCTCCGGGAATCGGCTTCGATGAAATTGCGCTTCACAAACTTCTGGCAGGTGATCTGTGTCTGTCTGCTGCTCGCTGGGTTACTGACCAACCAGATACAGGCTGCCGAGAACAGTCGCCCCAATATTCTGTTCTGTATCGCCGATGACGCCTCTTATCCGCACATGGGCGCGTATGGTTGTTCCTGGGTCAAGACGCCCGCCTTCGACCGGGTGGCTCGCGAAGGTCTGCTCTTTACGAACGCATATACGCCGAATGCCAAGTGTGCTCCTTCGCGTGCCTGCATCCTGACTGGACGCAATTCCTGGCAACTCAAAGAGGCCGGCAATCACATGGCGTTCTTTCCGCCGGAATTCAAAACTTATGTTGAAGCCCTGGCAGAGCACGGCTATGTCGTCGGTAAAACAGCGAAAGGCTGGGCACCAGGTGTCGCCGTCGATGCACAAGGCAAACGCCGAAACCTGGCCGGTCCCGCCTTTAACAGCAAAAAACTCAAACCGCCTGCTACAGGCATTTCGTCCATCGACTATGCCGGGAACTTCGGTGAATTTCTCCAGACCTGTCCCGAACAGAAATCCTGGTGTTTCTGGTACGGCGGTTTCGAACCGCATCGACGTTATGAATACGGCTCGGGGGCGAAGAACGCCGGCAAGAAAATTGCAGACATCGATCGCGTTCCCGCTTACTGGCCCGATAACGAAGTCATTCGCAACGACATGCTCGACTATGCGTACGAAATCGAACACTTCGATCAGCACCTGGGGCGCATGTTGAAAATGCTGGAAGAGCGGGGTGAACTGGACAATACCCTGATCGTGGTGACTGCGGATAACGGAATGCCTTTTCCTCGCATCAAGGGACAGGAATACGAACTCTCCAACCATCTTCCCCTGGCCATCATGTGGCCGGATGGCATTAAAGCCCCGGGACGCGTCATCAAGGATTACGTGAGTTTCATCGACTTCGCGCCCACGTTCATCGAAGTTGCCGGGCTCAAATGGAACCAGACCGGAATGCAGCCTGCAACCGGTCAGAGCCTGACCGATATTTTTCAGTCTACCAAATCGGGGCAGGTCAATCCGGACCGCGACCATGTTCTCATCGGCAAAGAACGCCACGATATCGGCCGCCCTCATGATCAGGGATACCCGATCCGTGGTATCGTCAAAGGGGGGATGCTTTACCTGCACAATTACGAAACAGGACGCTGGCCCGCCGGCAATCCCGAGACCGGTTACCTGAATTGTGATGGCAGCCCGACGAAGACAGTCATCCTGGATCTCCGTCGCGACGGCAGTCAACAGCAGTTCTGGGAGCTTGCGTTCGGGAAACGGCCGTCCGAAGAACTGTTCGCGATCGACAGCGATCAGGAGTGTATGACGAACCTGGCAGAAACGCTGGAATATCAGAAAGTCAAACAGGCCCTGAAACAACAGCTGGAAGCAGAACTCAAAGCGCAACAGGATCCGCGGATGACAGGCAAGGGGGGCGTCTTCGAAGCTTATCAGTATTCCGATCCCCGCACGCGGAATTTCTACGAACGTTACATGGGGGGAGAACCGCTCAAAGCGGGCTGGGTTAACAAGACGGACTTTGAAGCTGCTCCGCTCGACTGAAGTGTGACACGGATTTATTCGTCATCCTGTTGGGAACTGAAGTAGCCGGCCGAGGACTGAAAGTACTTCTCACGTCGGCGCTGGGAGTCGGCAGACAGATTCGAGAGACCCGCTTTCAGATCTTCCAGGTTCGCATTGCAGTAGCGACAACCGGTCTGTTGCAGATGGAATTCAACGAAACTCTGGAATTCCGGCGGCAGGGTTTCCAGTAGATAGCCCCCCAGTTGACTCCGGGTCGGGCAGCTCAAACGGTTCCGTCTCCAGATCTCGCCGACAGAATGCACTCCTTCGTCGCGCTGTCGCGCAAGTTCCGCCAGCCGGACCCGTAATCGGTCTGATTGACGGAGTGCCGCCTCGATCTGAGACATCAGGTCTGTCGACAGACTTTCATCCAGATATGACAGTAGTTCCTGATCGGTGAAGCTGCTTTCAGTCATGCTGCGTCCCAGGGGGAAGAGTACGGGAGAATTCTGAACCACAGTTTCATTATGGACGAATGAATTCTTGCTTTAAAGACTAGTCGGATAAACAGTTGTGATTTTGACCAGAAAGAGCAAACCGTTAATTTCTGAAGAAAGCTGCCTGAGGGGAAGCAGGTATTTTACAGAATAAGTAGGTCGTCGGCCGGCTTTTCCAGTGCACAAACGGGTTTCTACAGCTCAAATGGTTGTGGCTGGAAGGCTTGCTCGTTAGCATACCGGAAGAAAATTGACGCGCTTAAGTTGCGCCTGGTGGCGCCTGAATGCTGTCACAGCTCCATTCTCTGATTGTCAGATCAGGTAACACCCTTCTTTCGGTCCTCTGAAGACAGCAGGTTCCATTATCACAGAGGGGAACTGGATTCAGAGTCGGGCGCGTGATGATTTTATGGTTCGTTTAGAAGAATTGAAGGAAATACAGTGGCTGCTCAAGCAAATGCCTTATCAATGGAAGAATTGAAGGAAAAAGGAAAAGTCCTTCGCCGTCTGATCATCAAAATGACGACCGAAGCTGGCAGTGGACACCCCAGCAGCAGTCTGTCTGCCGTCGAAGTGGTGAACGCACTCTGGTTTGGCGGGTTCATGAAATACGATCCACAGAACCCCACCTGGGAAGCCCGCGATCGCTTCATTCTGAGCAAAGGTCACGCGGTTCCCGTGTTGTACGCCGCCATGGCGGAAGCCGGTTACTTCTCCACTGATGATGTCATGACGCTCCGTAAACTGGGCAGCCCCTTCGAAGGTCACCCCAACATGAAGCGTCTGCCCGGGATTGAAGCCTCCACCGGCTCACTGGGTCAGGGACTCTCACTGGGTATCGGCCAGGCCCTCGGTGCTCGTTTGAATAAAAACGGTGCCAACGTCTTCGTTGTTATCGGCGATGGCGAAATGGGTGAAGGTCAGGTCTGGGAAGCACTCGCAGCTGCTGAGAAATACAAGCTCGGAAACCTGACCGCGATTATCGATCAGAACGGTTACCAGCAGACCGGTGCCACGAAAGACGTTCTGGATATGGGATCTTTCGAAGATAAGATTGCCTCCTTCGGCTGGCACACCCAGACCATCAACGGTAACTGCCAGGAAACGGTAGTCGAAGCACTGGAAGCAGCCGCTAAAGTCACCGATCGGCCCAAGGCTATTATTTCACAGACCAAAAAAGGGTATGGCATCCTGCCGGTTCTTGAAGAAGCCGGCGATACCAACTACCACGGCAAGCCGCTCTCTCCCGAACTGGCAGAAAAAGCACTCGCCTTGCTCAGTTAGTACCCCTGCTATTCCTGACCGCTCGGTAAACATCCGGGCGGCGTCAGGTTGCCGGCAGTTCGAATCAAACAATATCTACAGGCAAAACACAGACAAAAGAGATAAAGCATTATGTATTTAGGTGAACTTAGCGGATTGAAAATCGGACAGGCCACCCGCGATGCGTTTGGCGATGCATTGAAAGATCTGGGTGACCAGTTTTCGACTGTCGTTACCGTTGACGGTGACGTAGGAAACTCGACTCGTACCGAAGTCTTCGCCAAGGCATACCCCGAACGTGCCTTCAACGTCGGGATCGCAGAAAGCAACATGGTCAGCGTGGCCGGTGGTCTGGCCTCAACCGGTCATATCCCCGTCGTCGCCAGCTTTGCCGCATTTCTGATGTGCAACGCTTACGACCAGATCAGAATGTCGATCGCGTTCCCGAGCATGAACGTCAAAATGGTTGGTACTCACGCCGGGATTTCGATCGGTGAAGATGGTCCTTCACAGATGGGTATCGAAGACGTCTCCCTGGCCTGCAGTCTGCCCGGCGTTGTTGTGATGGTAACTGCTGATGCCTTTTCCACCAAAGCCGCAACCAAAGCCATGCTGGAGCACGAAGGACCTGTCTACCTGCGTCTGGGACGTCCCAACGTTTCTGAAATCTACAAAGATGGTGACAGCTTTGAAATCGGTAAAGCCAATACCGTTCGTGAAGGTGACGATGTTACCATCATCGCTAACGGCCTGATGGTCGCCGGTGCGATGGACGCTGCCACCAAGCTGGCTGAAGAAGGTGTCAGTGCTCGCGTCATCGACATGCACACCATCAAGCCGCTGGACACGGACGCGATTGCCAAAGCAGCCCGTGAAACAGGTCGGATTGTGGTCGCTGAAGAACACCTGGCACACGGCGGACTGGGATCTGCTGTCGCCATGGCTGTCTCACAGATCGATCCGGTCCCCATGGCATTCGTTAACGTCGGCGACTGCTTCGCTGAGAGTGGCGATCCTCAGGGACTGCTCGACAAGTACGGTCTGACTGCTGATGCGATCGTTGAAGCTGTCAAAAAAGTGAAATAAGCAGAATGGCAAGCCCCCCTGATTTTTCAGGGGGGCTTTGTCTATAATTGTTGCTGACAAATTGATTCATATGACCCATTCACATTCTGTGAGAGAACTTTGTGACTGAGTTTCGCGCCTTCCACAACACTGACCCGCCGCAGCTGCTGAAACTCTGGCATTCTGCAGGATTAGGGAGAGGTGCCGCAGAATGTCTCACGAACGACGCATTCGAAGTTCTCATCTTTTCCCAGCCCTACTTTGACCCGGAAGGGTTGATCGTCGCCGTGGAAGATGGTGCGATCGTTGGTTTCGTACTGGCTGGCTTCGGTCCTAATCAGGAACTCTCGGCCCTCAGTTTCTCTGAAGGCGTCATCTGTGCCGTCATTGTGCATCCGGAATTCCGACGTCGAGGCATTGGTCGCGAACTGGTCCGTCGGGCAGAGGAATACCTGCTCGCAAAAGGCGCCACGCAAATCACCGCCGGACCCTCCGGACTGCTCTCTCCTTACCTGGTCGGCCTGTATGGCGGGACCCGCCCTTCTGGGTTTCTGCTCTCCGATCCCCTGGCGGCTCCTTTTTTTGAAAGCCTCGGCTACGAAGCCATTGGCTCTACGCGCATCTATCAGCGTGATCTGCTCGGTCAGAAACCGCCGATTAAATTTCACCTCGTGAACCTCCGCCGAAAAATGCAGCTGGAAATCTCCGATGATTACCAGGCTCCCAACTGGTGGTGGCTGACACGTCTGGGACGTCTCGAAACGCTGCATTTCGAACTTGTGCCCAAATCCGGCTATGATGCCATGGCCTCGGCGACCGTCGTGGGACTGGACCTCTATATTCCCAAATGGGAAGAACGCGTGATCGGTCTCACCGATGTCTACGTGAAAGAATCAGAACGGGGCAAAGGCTACGGGCAGTCACTCCTGCTGGAAATTGGCCGTCGACTTCAGGACGAGCTGATCACCAAGCTTGAACTGCACGTTGCCGAAACCAACGCGGTTGCCTGGCACGTTGCAGAAGCGGTGGGTTACTACCAGGTGGATACTGGTATTGTATATCAGCGCGTTTCTCGTTAGCGTGTAACTGACTGCCGCGTCGTTAATATAACTCTCGACAGGCACGCTGGTTCTGCTGATTCCGAAATGTCCATGGAAAGGTAACCGTAGATGGCGGCTCTCTATATCTCCGAAGACGATGTCCGTTCCCTGATGGACATGGAGAAATCCATTCTCATCACGCACAAGGTTTTCAAAGAAATCGCAAGCGGGCGAGTGATGAATGCCCCTCGACAACGGGTGCGGGCACCAGGTGTCATGCTGCATACCATGTCTGCCGCCAATGAATACCTGAACTACGTCGGCTGGAAAGCATACACCACCACCAGAGAGTCAGCCCGCTTTCACGTGGCGATCTACGATCAGGAATCGGGTGAGATGCGCGCCTTGATCGAAGCGGATTTTCTCGGCCAGCTGCGCACCGGCGCAGCCAGTGCTGTCGCTACCGAATTCATGGCTCGCCCGGATTCCAAGGTGGTCGGCCTGTTTGGTTCCGGACTGCAGGCACGCACTCAATTGCAGGCCATCTGTATGACCCGCAAGATAGAATTCGTGCAGGTCTATTCGCGCAATTACGAAAACTGCAGCCGCTTCGCTGAAGAAATGACCGAACTCTGCGATGTCGAAGTCAGTGCCTGCCATTCCCCCGACGAGACGGCAGCCGAAAAAGACATTGTGATTTGCGCCACCACCGCCAAGGCTCCCCTCTTTGATGGACGGGTTCTGGATGAAGGGACGCATTTGAATGTCGTCGGTTCAAATCACCGCAGCCGTCGCGAAATTGATCGCACCACGATTAAACGGGCCGATGTGATCGTCTGTGACGACATCGAACAGTGTAAGATCGAAGCCGGCGACTTCATGCAGCCGGTTGACGAAGGAATCACGGACTGGCGGCTGATGCACAATCTCTCAGAGATCGTCGCCGAACGCGAAACCGGACGGGCTACCGACGATCAGGTGACTCTATTCAAGTCGGTAGGCATTGCAGCCGAAGATGTCGCGATGGGCGTTCAGGTTTATGAATATGCACTGGAAGAAGGGCTTGGCGTCGATCTGCCGTTCTAAATCGCTTCAGCGCTGTGCTCGTTCCTGCTGTTTGACTGCCTGGTAGATGGCTTCCATCTCCTGCAAAGTCGCTTCCTGGATTGAGCGGCCTTCCGTTTCCAGGGCCTGTTCGATTTTCTGGACCCGCACCTGGAACTTACGGTTACTTTTTCGCAGGGCTTCTTCCGGGTTGATCTTCCAGCGACGGGCAATGTTCGCGACCACAAACAGGATGTCTCCCAGTTCGCCTTCCACCCGGGCCTGCAGCTCCGGATCGTCCAGTTCCTGGTCCGCAATGACTTCGGCTTCCACGGTGGCAGGTGTTTCAGGCAGTCGTCCATCATGAAACAGTTCGTCGGCCAGTTCCTGGATTTCTTCCCGCAGCTTATCAAACAGCATGTCGCGGTGAGGAAAATCATAACCCACCTTGGCCGCTTTTTCCGCGACCCGCGATGCACGAGCCAAAGCCGGCAGTGCCTCGGGCAGGCCATCAAAGATCGAGCGCCGCTGTTTTTCCTGGTCTTTGATCTGGTCCCAGTTTTTGCGGACTTCATCCGGCGTTTCCGCACTCACATCACCGAACACATGCGGATGACGTTCAATCATCTTGCGGGTCAGGCGGTCAACCACATGAGTTAAATCAAAGCGACCTTCGTCCGCCGCGATCTGTGAGTCGAGCACAATCTGCAGCAGCAGGTCCCCGAGTTCTTCGATGATATGCTGATCGTTGCCCGAATCGATGGCTTCCAGCAGTTCGTAGGTCTCCTCGAGGGTATAAGGTTTGATCGTTTCCAGCGTCTGTGCCCGGTCCCAGGGGCAGCCTTCCGGCGATCGCAGTCGGGCAATCACGTCGCAAAGCTTTTCAAAGGCGGGGGTTAGAATGCTATAATCGGGAGGAGTACCCGGCAGGGGAGCGGAGCTACCCTGAGTGTTCTCGGATCGGGCTGGGGGGACAGAATCTGTCATTGTGCTACCGTATGATTCACCTGAAGGCTCGGATCGTGTAGGATGAATGTATCGTAGCGAATTCGCTTGTTCCTGAAAATTCACAACCATTCGATGAGGCATAAATCATGAGTTTTCTCAAGAAAAGTTCACTGGCAGTCTGTGTAATGATGTTGTCTCTGAGTACCGCGTTCGCCGACGATTCCACTCAGCAGGCGGAACTGGAAAAGAAATTCGAAAAAGAAATGTCCGGTGCCACGCTGGTGGGACATTTTACAGTCGATGGCAGAGAGAACGGAAATCCACTCCGCGAGGAACGCTATGATATCGCCTCAGCCAAAAAACTGCAGGGTGACCAGTGGGTCTTGACAGCCCGTATCAAGTACGGTGACAACGATGTCAATGTCCCGATCCCATTGAATGTCTACTGGGCCGGCGACACTCCGGTGATCTCACTGACGAATATTTCGATCCCCGGTCTCGGTAACGCATTCACTTCCCGGGTCATGTTCTACGATGGTCGTTATGCGGGGACCTGGCAGCACGGCAAAGTAGGCGGAAACCTCTGGGGTAAAATTGAGTACGCCAAAGAGAAAACCGATTCTGAAAACGACAAGTAACAGCAGCCTTTGATTCAGCTAACTGAGGAGTTCCGATTGATGTTCCGAAAATTATGTTCCGTCGCCCTGATGCTGGCCTGGGGTTTGTCTGGCAGTCATACATCGACCGCTGCAGAAAAGTTGCCTGAAGCACAGCCGGCGGACAATCCGGTTCTCACAAAGATTGAAGTCAAAAGCACGCTGGATCAGAGCATGCAGCCATCTCTCATCTGGGCGCCGAAGTCTGCCAAATCCAGTCCCACACCATTGTTTGTCTTCCTGCATTCCTGGAGTGGCAATTATAAGCAGAACAACGCCAAGTGGCTTAAAGAGGCACAACAACGCGGATGGATTTACCTGCATCCCAATTTCCGGGGCGTCAATCAGCAGCCGGAAGCCTGTGGTTCTCGACTGGCTCGACAGGACATTCTCGATGCGATCGACTATGTCATTCAACACTATGATGTCGATCAGTCGCGAATCTACCTGGCGGGTTCTTCGGGGGGCGGACACATGACAATGCTCATGGTTGGTCATCATCCGGATCGTTTCTCTGCCGCCTCGGCCTGGGTCGGCATCAGTGATCTCGCAGACTGGTATCGCTTCCACGTCAAAGATGGTAAACCCCAGCGGTACGCCCAGATGATTCTCAAGTCGCTGACTGCCAAACCGGGAACCAGTCAAGAGGTAGATGCCCAGTATCGTGACCGCTCCCCTTTGTACTGGATTGCGAATGCCAGTGAAGTACCGCTGGATCTCAACGCCGGTGTCACTGATGGCCAGACCGGTTCCGTGCCCTTCATGCATACACTGAAGGCCTACAATCAGTTGGCGAAAAAGAATAACAGCCCCCTAATTACTGATGCAGAAATGCATCAATTGTGGGATCAGGGGAAACTCACAACGCCTCAGTCTGCCGATGAGACCCCTGACGAAACTTACGGCCGCGATATTCATCTCCGTCGCAAGTCGGGGCAGGCCCGCGTCACCATTTTTGAAGGGGGGCATGAAGGATTACCGGAACCAGCCTGCGCCTGGCTGTCGCAGCAGTCTCGTGATACTTCCAGCTTTGGAAAAGGGTCAGACTGAGAGATCGGAAGGACGTGTACACGCTTCACTGGGGCTGTTGACGCGTGCCTGGTTAATCTGCTGCTTCAGGGGGTTCTGCAGAGAGCTTGCGGAATAAGCCTGTTCTGCGGGTTCTTGCGCAGCAGTCTTCGAATTCGCTTAGGTCGGATCGTTTGGGGCAATTGACTATTCAAACCCTGACCCGCCTTCGCGTACAATACAGGCTGTCCCAAGCCTCAAACCTGCTTGCGAATTATTTCAACCTGAGAGTCAGTTACTTTGGACCGTCAACAGCAACGAATCGCAGAAGATCTCTCCAGCCTGATTGCAGGTGATGTGCGATGCGATCCGGTGTCGTTGTCGATTTACTCGAGCGATGCCAGCCTCTATCAGATGCCTCCCCTCTGTGTCGCCTATCCCCGTGATCGCGAGGATATGATCGCCATCGCCCGGTATGCCTCGGAGATGCATATCCCCATCATCCCCCGTGGTGCAGGAACGGGCCTGGTCGGAGATGCGATCGGCACCGGAATTGTAATTGACTGCTCGCGGTTTATGACCGGATTTGAACTACTCAATGACAATCTGATTCTGGTCCAGCCCGGCGTGGTACATGCGCGTCTCAATCG is a window from the Gimesia benthica genome containing:
- a CDS encoding alpha/beta hydrolase family protein; the protein is MFRKLCSVALMLAWGLSGSHTSTAAEKLPEAQPADNPVLTKIEVKSTLDQSMQPSLIWAPKSAKSSPTPLFVFLHSWSGNYKQNNAKWLKEAQQRGWIYLHPNFRGVNQQPEACGSRLARQDILDAIDYVIQHYDVDQSRIYLAGSSGGGHMTMLMVGHHPDRFSAASAWVGISDLADWYRFHVKDGKPQRYAQMILKSLTAKPGTSQEVDAQYRDRSPLYWIANASEVPLDLNAGVTDGQTGSVPFMHTLKAYNQLAKKNNSPLITDAEMHQLWDQGKLTTPQSADETPDETYGRDIHLRRKSGQARVTIFEGGHEGLPEPACAWLSQQSRDTSSFGKGSD
- a CDS encoding transketolase family protein, which encodes MYLGELSGLKIGQATRDAFGDALKDLGDQFSTVVTVDGDVGNSTRTEVFAKAYPERAFNVGIAESNMVSVAGGLASTGHIPVVASFAAFLMCNAYDQIRMSIAFPSMNVKMVGTHAGISIGEDGPSQMGIEDVSLACSLPGVVVMVTADAFSTKAATKAMLEHEGPVYLRLGRPNVSEIYKDGDSFEIGKANTVREGDDVTIIANGLMVAGAMDAATKLAEEGVSARVIDMHTIKPLDTDAIAKAARETGRIVVAEEHLAHGGLGSAVAMAVSQIDPVPMAFVNVGDCFAESGDPQGLLDKYGLTADAIVEAVKKVK
- a CDS encoding ornithine cyclodeaminase family protein, translating into MAALYISEDDVRSLMDMEKSILITHKVFKEIASGRVMNAPRQRVRAPGVMLHTMSAANEYLNYVGWKAYTTTRESARFHVAIYDQESGEMRALIEADFLGQLRTGAASAVATEFMARPDSKVVGLFGSGLQARTQLQAICMTRKIEFVQVYSRNYENCSRFAEEMTELCDVEVSACHSPDETAAEKDIVICATTAKAPLFDGRVLDEGTHLNVVGSNHRSRREIDRTTIKRADVIVCDDIEQCKIEAGDFMQPVDEGITDWRLMHNLSEIVAERETGRATDDQVTLFKSVGIAAEDVAMGVQVYEYALEEGLGVDLPF
- the mazG gene encoding nucleoside triphosphate pyrophosphohydrolase, with the protein product MTDSVPPARSENTQGSSAPLPGTPPDYSILTPAFEKLCDVIARLRSPEGCPWDRAQTLETIKPYTLEETYELLEAIDSGNDQHIIEELGDLLLQIVLDSQIAADEGRFDLTHVVDRLTRKMIERHPHVFGDVSAETPDEVRKNWDQIKDQEKQRRSIFDGLPEALPALARASRVAEKAAKVGYDFPHRDMLFDKLREEIQELADELFHDGRLPETPATVEAEVIADQELDDPELQARVEGELGDILFVVANIARRWKINPEEALRKSNRKFQVRVQKIEQALETEGRSIQEATLQEMEAIYQAVKQQERAQR
- a CDS encoding GNAT family N-acetyltransferase, with the translated sequence MTEFRAFHNTDPPQLLKLWHSAGLGRGAAECLTNDAFEVLIFSQPYFDPEGLIVAVEDGAIVGFVLAGFGPNQELSALSFSEGVICAVIVHPEFRRRGIGRELVRRAEEYLLAKGATQITAGPSGLLSPYLVGLYGGTRPSGFLLSDPLAAPFFESLGYEAIGSTRIYQRDLLGQKPPIKFHLVNLRRKMQLEISDDYQAPNWWWLTRLGRLETLHFELVPKSGYDAMASATVVGLDLYIPKWEERVIGLTDVYVKESERGKGYGQSLLLEIGRRLQDELITKLELHVAETNAVAWHVAEAVGYYQVDTGIVYQRVSR